Proteins from a single region of Haemorhous mexicanus isolate bHaeMex1 chromosome 4, bHaeMex1.pri, whole genome shotgun sequence:
- the FOXI3 gene encoding forkhead box protein I3, with translation MSAGELQQAQPRASAPAAAPAPPQPRSAQEAPDMAVYCSENFSVYPQPSLHPPGAAAAAAAAAAAAAAAAASSGQRAGGYALGDYGAPANAGYLWGMNSPAPYLQGPPGAAAAAAAAPFLPPASYGCSRGGQLVGSPPAPGSPSAGGAELSWLSLASQEELLKLVRPPYSYSALIAMAIQSAPERKLTLSHIYQYVAENFPFYKRSKAGWQNSIRHNLSLNDCFRKVPRDEDDPGKGNYWTLDPNCEKMFDNGNFRRKRKRRSEPNAPAAASAASSLGGLKAEEERPIPATGKPCGNSPPPELDPSPSARDHPKSSSPSSIISSTPSCLSTFFSGMSSLSGGGSRLTGGLSSDLHHRNFSAGQLSSGTFTPSSNSSQEVPSPDQLQRVAGPSPAYYSSFHPSSGSQGAQYNHYYNFTVNSLIYTRDGTEV, from the exons ATGAGCGCCGGTGAGTTGCAGCAGGCGCAGCCCAGAGCCTCGGCGCCGGCGGCCGCCCCCGCGCCCCCGCAGCCCCGCAGCGCGCAGGAAGCCCCCGACATGGCCGTGTACTGCAGCGAGAACTTCAGCGTCtacccccagcccagccttcacccgcccggcgccgccgccgccgccgccgcggccgccgccgccgctgccgccgccgccgcctcctcggGGCAGCGGGCGGGCGGGTACGCGCTGGGGGACTACGGGGCTCCCGCCAACGCCGGCTACCTGTGGGGCATGAACAGCCCCGCGCCCTACCTGCAGGGcccgcccggcgccgccgccgccgccgccgccgcgcccttCCTGCCGCCCGCCTCATACGGCTGCTCGCGGGGCGGGCAGCTCGTGGGCTCGCCCCCGGCGCCCGGCTCGCCGTCGGCGGGCGGCGCggagctgagctggctcagcctggccagccaggaggagctgctgaagctggTGCGGCCGCCCTACTCGTACTCGGCGCTGATCGCCATGGCCATCCAGAGCGCACCCGAGAGGAAGCTCACCCTCAGCCACATCTACCAGTACGTGGCCGAGAACTTCCCCTTCTACAAGCGCAGCAAGGCCGGGTGGCAGAACAGCATCCGCCACAACCTCAGCCTCAACGACTGCTTCCGCAAGGTGCCCCGCGACGAGGACGACCCCG GGAAGGGAAACTACTGGACCTTAGACCCCAACTGTGAGAAGATGTTTGACAACGGGAACTTCCGTCGCAAACGCAAGCGGCGCTCCGAGCCCAACGCGCCCGCGGCTGCCTCTGCGGCCTCTTCTCTGGGGGGCCTGAAGGCTGAGGAAGAGCGACCCATCCCAGCCACAGGCAAACCATGTGGAAACAGCccacccccagagctggaccCCTCACCCTCTGCCAGGGACCATCCCAAAAGCTCCTCTCCCTCCAGTATCATTTCATCCACGCCCAGCTGTCTCAGCACCTTCTTCAGCGGCATGAGCTCCCTGAGCGGCGGAGGCAGCCGGCTGACGGGGGGTCTCAGCAGTGACCTGCATCACAGGAACTTCTCTGCTGGACAGCTGAGCAGTGGCACTTTCACCCCTTCCAGCAACTCTTCTCAGGAGGTGCCTTCCCCAGACCAGCTGCAGCGGGTCGCGGGACCTTCCCCTGCCTACTACAGCTCCTTCCACCCCAGCAGCGGCAGCCAGGGAGCCCAGTACAACCACTACTACAACTTCACAGTCAATAGCCTCATCTACACACGGGATGGGACAGAGGTGTag